From Methanosarcina lacustris Z-7289, one genomic window encodes:
- a CDS encoding thioredoxin family protein, with product MAIPSSGHHNSGLGFWQLCRTDAYVRFLSTLTGVDKLRTEKVSYISSIAGDVMKPMLLDFSATWCGPCRMQKPIIEELEKKYGDKVEFKVVDVDENQALASKYSIHAVPTLIIEKDGTEVKRFMGVTQGSILSSELDKIL from the coding sequence ATGGCAATTCCATCTTCAGGTCATCATAATTCAGGATTGGGTTTCTGGCAGCTGTGCCGTACGGACGCATATGTACGATTCCTCAGCACGCTTACCGGAGTAGATAAACTAAGGACTGAAAAAGTCTCATACATTTCAAGTATTGCAGGTGATGTTATGAAACCGATGTTATTGGATTTTTCCGCAACATGGTGTGGACCTTGCAGGATGCAAAAACCTATTATTGAAGAGCTCGAAAAAAAGTACGGAGATAAAGTTGAATTCAAGGTTGTCGATGTGGATGAAAACCAGGCGCTCGCCTCAAAGTATAGCATACACGCTGTCCCGACACTGATCATTGAGAAGGACGGAACTGAAGTAAAGCGCTTTATGGGTGTCACCCAGGGCAGTATACTGTCATCTGAACTCGATAAAATTCTTTGA